In Kitasatospora sp. NA04385, a single genomic region encodes these proteins:
- a CDS encoding phosphatase PAP2 family protein: MGEPTEIQTAGAERADRTTHTGSDPGPDHTARTPGGATRVAQSPAAAVRSRLREQRRTPRRPRLIFELGLIGLSYWLYSLVRNAVPEQREIAQKHAGWVWHLEHTLGIAVERSVNHGVNSVTWLIVGMNYYYATLHFIITIGVLVWLYRSHPGRYAASRTVLFITTGIALVGFYCFPLAPPRLMTDGGFIDTVSVHHTWGSLASGAGATVSNQFAAMPSMHIGWSTWCGLTIFFLARRSWVRLLGLAYPVVTLSVIVSTANHFWLDAVGGLVCLAVGFLAARLIYHTWVYHLPRRPGDPTDRELTVPAQWDTKVSA; the protein is encoded by the coding sequence ATGGGGGAACCGACCGAGATCCAGACAGCCGGCGCCGAACGCGCCGACCGGACCACGCACACCGGTTCCGACCCGGGCCCGGACCACACCGCCCGCACGCCCGGCGGAGCCACCCGCGTCGCCCAGTCACCCGCCGCCGCCGTCCGCAGCCGCCTGCGCGAGCAGCGCCGCACGCCGCGCCGTCCGCGCCTGATCTTCGAACTCGGCCTGATCGGCCTCAGTTACTGGCTGTACTCGCTGGTCCGCAACGCGGTCCCCGAGCAGCGCGAGATCGCCCAGAAGCACGCCGGCTGGGTCTGGCACCTGGAACACACCCTCGGCATCGCCGTCGAGCGCTCGGTCAACCACGGCGTCAACTCGGTGACCTGGCTCATCGTCGGGATGAACTACTACTACGCCACCCTGCACTTCATCATCACCATCGGCGTGCTGGTCTGGCTCTACCGCTCCCACCCCGGCCGCTACGCCGCCTCCCGGACGGTGCTGTTCATCACCACCGGCATCGCCCTGGTCGGCTTCTACTGCTTCCCGCTGGCCCCGCCCCGCCTGATGACCGACGGCGGCTTCATCGACACCGTCAGCGTGCACCACACCTGGGGCTCGCTGGCCTCCGGCGCCGGGGCGACGGTCTCCAACCAGTTCGCCGCGATGCCCTCGATGCACATCGGCTGGTCCACCTGGTGCGGCCTGACCATCTTCTTCCTGGCCCGCCGCAGCTGGGTCCGGCTGCTCGGCCTCGCCTACCCCGTGGTGACCCTCAGTGTCATCGTCTCCACCGCCAACCACTTCTGGCTGGACGCGGTCGGCGGCCTGGTCTGCCTGGCCGTCGGCTTCCTCGCCGCCCGCCTGATCTACCACACCTGGGTCTACCACCTGCCCCGGCGGCCCGGCGACCCGACCGACCGGGAGCTCACCGTCCCCGCCCAGTGGGACACCAAGGTCAGCGCGTAG